A part of Aegilops tauschii subsp. strangulata cultivar AL8/78 chromosome 2, Aet v6.0, whole genome shotgun sequence genomic DNA contains:
- the LOC109744387 gene encoding probable potassium transporter 14 isoform X3 translates to MGRSIVLALQTLGVVFGDVGTSPLYTFDIMFNKYPNTSKEDVLGALSLVIYTLILIPLLKYTLIVLWGNDDGEGGIFALYSLICRNAKASLLPNQLPSDTRISSFQLKVPSVELERSLRIKERLETSSMLKKLLLMLVLFGTSMVIADGVVTPAMSVMSAVNGLKVGISSVNEGEVVMISVAFLIVLFSLQRFGTSKVGLAVGPALFIWFCCLSGIGIYNIMQYGTEVLRAFNPIYIYYYFERNPTQAWMSLGGCLLCATGSEAMFADLCYFSVRSVQLTFVCLVLPCLLLGYLGQAAFLMENLTQNEQVFFLSIPSQVFWPVVFIATLAALIASRTMTTAIFSIIKQATALGCFPRLKIIHTSRKFMGQIYIPVMNWFLLVSCLAFVTTFGSINEIGNAYGIAELGVMMMTTILVTIIMLLIWQVNIIVVLCFLTLFLGLELFFFSSVLGSVADGSWVLLVFAAVLYLVMYIWNYGTKLKYETEVKQKLSMDLMMDLGCNLGTVRAPGIGLLYNELVRGVPAIFGHFLTTMPAIHSMIIFVCIKWVPVPVVPQNERFLFRRVCPKNYHMFRCIARYGYKDVRKENPQTFEQLLIESLEKFIRREAQERSLESDENGNTDSEEEVASSSSRVLVGPNGSIYSLGVPLLAECGGVSNPNFGSSTSFDGSLDGTMDGRRSLDNELSFIHMAKECGVVYLLGHGDIRARKESFFVKKLVINYFYAFLRKNCRRGIATLSIPHTRLMQVAMQYMV, encoded by the exons ATGGGAAGGAGTATTGTTTTGGCCCTTCAGACGTTAGGCGTTGTCTTTGGGGATGTTGGCACCAGCCCACTATACACTTTCGATATAATGTTCAACAAATACCCCAATACTTCGAAGGAGGATGTGCTTGGAGCACTCTCACTTGTAATATACACTCTGATTCTAATTCCATTGCTGAAGTATACTCTGATTGTTTTATGGGGAAATGATGATGGAGAAG GAGGGATATTTGCTTTATACTCTCTAATATGCAGGAATGCAAAGGCTAGTCTGCTCCCTAACCAACTGCCCTCTGACACCCGCATATCAAGTTTCCAACTCAAGGTACCATCGGTCGAACTCGAGAGGTCTCTGAGGATCAAGGAGCGCCTCGAGACTTCATCTATGCTAAAGAAGCTACTTTTGATGCTTGTTCTTTTTGGTACTTCTATGGTGATAGCGGATGGTGTTGTTACACCAGCGATGTCAG TGATGTCTGCTGTTAATGGCTTGAAGGTTGGAATATCTAGTGTTAACGAAG GTGAAGTGGTCATGATAAGCGTTGCATTTCTCATTGTTCTATTCAGTCTGCAAAGGTTTGGAACAAGTAAAGTTGGGCTTGCTGTTGGACCTGCCTTGTTCATATGGTTTTGCTGCCTTTCTGGGATAGGAATATATAACATTATGCAATATGGTACAGAAGTATTACGTGCATTCAATCCTATATACATCTACTACTATTTTGAAAGAAACCCAACTCAAGCTTGGATGTCTCTTGGGGGCTGCCTTTTAtgtgcaacag GATCCGAGGCAATGTTTGCTGATCTATGCTACTTCTCTGTTAGATCTGTCCAG CTTACCTTTGTGTGTCTTGTTCTTCCATGCCTTCTACTGGGTTACCTAGGGCAAGCTGCATTTCTTATGGAAAACTTGACTCAAAATGAGCAGGTCTTCTTTTTATCTATCCCGA GTCAGGTGTTTTGGCCAGTGGTGTTCATAGCTACTCTGGCAGCACTAATTGCTAGTCGTACAATGACAACTGCTATTTTCTCAATCATTAAGCAGGCCACAGCTCTTGGCTGTTTTCCCCGCCTCAAGATTATTCACACTTCAAGAAAGTTCATGGGTCAAATATACATCCCAGTGATGAACTGGTTTTTGCTAGTTTCCTGTCTCGCGTTTGTTACGACATTTGGGAGCATTAATGAGATTGGCAATGCATATG GTATAGCTGAACTTGGGGTCATGATGATGACTACTATATTGGTGACCATCATAATGCTTCTGATTTGGCAGGTCAACATCATTGTCGTTCTATGCTTTCTCACCCTCTTCCTGGGCCTGGAgctatttttcttttcttctgtATTGGGCAGTGTAGCAGATGGCAGTTGGGTTCTTTTGGTATTTGCGGCTGTACTGTATCTGGTAATGTACATATGGAACTATGGGACCAAGTTGAAGTACGAAACTGAGGTTAAGCAAAAACTTTCGATGGATCTAATGATGGATCTAGGCTGCAATCTCGGTACAGTCAGAGCGCCTGGAATTGGATTGCTTTATAATGAACTGGTGAGGGGGGTTCCTGCAATCTTTGGTCACTTCCTGACCACAATGCCAGCCATTCATTCGATGATCATTTTTGTCTGCATCAAGTGGGTTCCTGTTCCTGTCGTTCCTCAGAATGAAAGGTTTCTCTTTCGCCGGGTCTGCCCAAAGAACTACCATATGTTTCGCTGCATTGCTAG GTATGGGTACAAAGATGTACGCAAGGAGAACCCCCAAACATTTGAACAGCTTCTGATAGAAAGTCTAGAGAAATTTATACGGCGAGAAGCTCAAGAGCGCTCCCTGGAGAGTGACGAGAATGGTAACACGGACTCTGAAGAGGAGGTTGCGTCAAGCTCATCAAGAGTTCTTGTTGGTCCAAATGGTAGCATCTACTCTCTTGGTGTTCCACTCCTTGCGGAGTGTGGTGGTGTTTCAAATCCAAACTTTGGATCAAGCACATCATTTGATGGATCTCTGGACGGGACAATGGATGGAAGGCGAAGCCTGGACAATGAGCTGTCTTTCATTCACATGGCCAAGGAGTGTGGCGTGGTTTACCTTCTTGGACATGGCGACATCCGAGCTCGGAAGGAGTCATTCTTTGTCAAGAAGCTAGTGATCAACTATTTCTACGCGTTCCTGAGGAAGAACTGCCGGAGAGGCATAGCAACGTTGAGCATACCGCACACAAGGCTGATGCAGGTCGCAATGCAATACATGGTGTAG
- the LOC109744387 gene encoding probable potassium transporter 14 isoform X2, translated as METGSSGGRRLPKTESAEMRWVVPGGAYEEDEIDSSDDGDGGTDTPTAALGSRGGGGGYSDAEEDEEDALLRQRLVRTGPRADSFDVEALDVPGLYRHQEFTMGRSIVLALQTLGVVFGDVGTSPLYTFDIMFNKYPNTSKEDVLGALSLVIYTLILIPLLKYTLIVLWGNDDGEGGIFALYSLICRNAKASLLPNQLPSDTRISSFQLKVPSVELERSLRIKERLETSSMLKKLLLMLVLFGTSMVIADGVVTPAMSVMSAVNGLKVGISSVNEGEVVMISVAFLIVLFSLQRFGTSKVGLAVGPALFIWFCCLSGIGIYNIMQYGTEVLRAFNPIYIYYYFERNPTQAWMSLGGCLLCATGSEAMFADLCYFSVRSVQLTFVCLVLPCLLLGYLGQAAFLMENLTQNEQVFFLSIPSQVFWPVVFIATLAALIASRTMTTAIFSIIKQATALGCFPRLKIIHTSRKFMGQIYIPVMNWFLLVSCLAFVTTFGSINEIGNAYGIAELGVMMMTTILVTIIMLLIWQVNIIVVLCFLTLFLGLELFFFSSVLGSVADGSWVLLVFAAVLYLVMYIWNYGTKLKYETEVKQKLSMDLMMDLGCNLGTVRAPGIGLLYNELVRGVPAIFGHFLTTMPAIHSMIIFVCIKWVPVPVVPQNERFLFRRVCPKNYHMFRCIARYGHRKSSAWLQTFRLIIMLY; from the exons ATGGAGACGGGAAGCAGCGGCGGCCGGAGGCTGCCGAAGACGGAGTCGGCGGAGATGCGGTGGGTGGTCCCCGGCGGCGCTTATGAAGAGGATGAGATCGATAGCtcggacgacggcgacggcggcacAGACACTCCCACGGCCGCCCTGGGCTCCCGTGGCGGTGGAGGCGGCTACTCGGACGCTGAAGAGGATGAGGAGGACGCGCTGCTGCGCCAGCGCCTGGTGCGCACCGGCCCGCGCGCCGACTCCTTCGACGTCGAAGCTCTCGATGTCCCCGGTCTGTACCGCCACCAG GAATTTACCATGGGAAGGAGTATTGTTTTGGCCCTTCAGACGTTAGGCGTTGTCTTTGGGGATGTTGGCACCAGCCCACTATACACTTTCGATATAATGTTCAACAAATACCCCAATACTTCGAAGGAGGATGTGCTTGGAGCACTCTCACTTGTAATATACACTCTGATTCTAATTCCATTGCTGAAGTATACTCTGATTGTTTTATGGGGAAATGATGATGGAGAAG GAGGGATATTTGCTTTATACTCTCTAATATGCAGGAATGCAAAGGCTAGTCTGCTCCCTAACCAACTGCCCTCTGACACCCGCATATCAAGTTTCCAACTCAAGGTACCATCGGTCGAACTCGAGAGGTCTCTGAGGATCAAGGAGCGCCTCGAGACTTCATCTATGCTAAAGAAGCTACTTTTGATGCTTGTTCTTTTTGGTACTTCTATGGTGATAGCGGATGGTGTTGTTACACCAGCGATGTCAG TGATGTCTGCTGTTAATGGCTTGAAGGTTGGAATATCTAGTGTTAACGAAG GTGAAGTGGTCATGATAAGCGTTGCATTTCTCATTGTTCTATTCAGTCTGCAAAGGTTTGGAACAAGTAAAGTTGGGCTTGCTGTTGGACCTGCCTTGTTCATATGGTTTTGCTGCCTTTCTGGGATAGGAATATATAACATTATGCAATATGGTACAGAAGTATTACGTGCATTCAATCCTATATACATCTACTACTATTTTGAAAGAAACCCAACTCAAGCTTGGATGTCTCTTGGGGGCTGCCTTTTAtgtgcaacag GATCCGAGGCAATGTTTGCTGATCTATGCTACTTCTCTGTTAGATCTGTCCAG CTTACCTTTGTGTGTCTTGTTCTTCCATGCCTTCTACTGGGTTACCTAGGGCAAGCTGCATTTCTTATGGAAAACTTGACTCAAAATGAGCAGGTCTTCTTTTTATCTATCCCGA GTCAGGTGTTTTGGCCAGTGGTGTTCATAGCTACTCTGGCAGCACTAATTGCTAGTCGTACAATGACAACTGCTATTTTCTCAATCATTAAGCAGGCCACAGCTCTTGGCTGTTTTCCCCGCCTCAAGATTATTCACACTTCAAGAAAGTTCATGGGTCAAATATACATCCCAGTGATGAACTGGTTTTTGCTAGTTTCCTGTCTCGCGTTTGTTACGACATTTGGGAGCATTAATGAGATTGGCAATGCATATG GTATAGCTGAACTTGGGGTCATGATGATGACTACTATATTGGTGACCATCATAATGCTTCTGATTTGGCAGGTCAACATCATTGTCGTTCTATGCTTTCTCACCCTCTTCCTGGGCCTGGAgctatttttcttttcttctgtATTGGGCAGTGTAGCAGATGGCAGTTGGGTTCTTTTGGTATTTGCGGCTGTACTGTATCTGGTAATGTACATATGGAACTATGGGACCAAGTTGAAGTACGAAACTGAGGTTAAGCAAAAACTTTCGATGGATCTAATGATGGATCTAGGCTGCAATCTCGGTACAGTCAGAGCGCCTGGAATTGGATTGCTTTATAATGAACTGGTGAGGGGGGTTCCTGCAATCTTTGGTCACTTCCTGACCACAATGCCAGCCATTCATTCGATGATCATTTTTGTCTGCATCAAGTGGGTTCCTGTTCCTGTCGTTCCTCAGAATGAAAGGTTTCTCTTTCGCCGGGTCTGCCCAAAGAACTACCATATGTTTCGCTGCATTGCTAGGTATGGACATAGAAAAAGTTCTGCTTGGCTTCAAACCTTCCGACTCATAATTATGTTATACTGA
- the LOC109744387 gene encoding probable potassium transporter 14 isoform X1, giving the protein METGSSGGRRLPKTESAEMRWVVPGGAYEEDEIDSSDDGDGGTDTPTAALGSRGGGGGYSDAEEDEEDALLRQRLVRTGPRADSFDVEALDVPGLYRHQEFTMGRSIVLALQTLGVVFGDVGTSPLYTFDIMFNKYPNTSKEDVLGALSLVIYTLILIPLLKYTLIVLWGNDDGEGGIFALYSLICRNAKASLLPNQLPSDTRISSFQLKVPSVELERSLRIKERLETSSMLKKLLLMLVLFGTSMVIADGVVTPAMSVMSAVNGLKVGISSVNEGEVVMISVAFLIVLFSLQRFGTSKVGLAVGPALFIWFCCLSGIGIYNIMQYGTEVLRAFNPIYIYYYFERNPTQAWMSLGGCLLCATGSEAMFADLCYFSVRSVQLTFVCLVLPCLLLGYLGQAAFLMENLTQNEQVFFLSIPSQVFWPVVFIATLAALIASRTMTTAIFSIIKQATALGCFPRLKIIHTSRKFMGQIYIPVMNWFLLVSCLAFVTTFGSINEIGNAYGIAELGVMMMTTILVTIIMLLIWQVNIIVVLCFLTLFLGLELFFFSSVLGSVADGSWVLLVFAAVLYLVMYIWNYGTKLKYETEVKQKLSMDLMMDLGCNLGTVRAPGIGLLYNELVRGVPAIFGHFLTTMPAIHSMIIFVCIKWVPVPVVPQNERFLFRRVCPKNYHMFRCIARYGYKDVRKENPQTFEQLLIESLEKFIRREAQERSLESDENGNTDSEEEVASSSSRVLVGPNGSIYSLGVPLLAECGGVSNPNFGSSTSFDGSLDGTMDGRRSLDNELSFIHMAKECGVVYLLGHGDIRARKESFFVKKLVINYFYAFLRKNCRRGIATLSIPHTRLMQVAMQYMV; this is encoded by the exons ATGGAGACGGGAAGCAGCGGCGGCCGGAGGCTGCCGAAGACGGAGTCGGCGGAGATGCGGTGGGTGGTCCCCGGCGGCGCTTATGAAGAGGATGAGATCGATAGCtcggacgacggcgacggcggcacAGACACTCCCACGGCCGCCCTGGGCTCCCGTGGCGGTGGAGGCGGCTACTCGGACGCTGAAGAGGATGAGGAGGACGCGCTGCTGCGCCAGCGCCTGGTGCGCACCGGCCCGCGCGCCGACTCCTTCGACGTCGAAGCTCTCGATGTCCCCGGTCTGTACCGCCACCAG GAATTTACCATGGGAAGGAGTATTGTTTTGGCCCTTCAGACGTTAGGCGTTGTCTTTGGGGATGTTGGCACCAGCCCACTATACACTTTCGATATAATGTTCAACAAATACCCCAATACTTCGAAGGAGGATGTGCTTGGAGCACTCTCACTTGTAATATACACTCTGATTCTAATTCCATTGCTGAAGTATACTCTGATTGTTTTATGGGGAAATGATGATGGAGAAG GAGGGATATTTGCTTTATACTCTCTAATATGCAGGAATGCAAAGGCTAGTCTGCTCCCTAACCAACTGCCCTCTGACACCCGCATATCAAGTTTCCAACTCAAGGTACCATCGGTCGAACTCGAGAGGTCTCTGAGGATCAAGGAGCGCCTCGAGACTTCATCTATGCTAAAGAAGCTACTTTTGATGCTTGTTCTTTTTGGTACTTCTATGGTGATAGCGGATGGTGTTGTTACACCAGCGATGTCAG TGATGTCTGCTGTTAATGGCTTGAAGGTTGGAATATCTAGTGTTAACGAAG GTGAAGTGGTCATGATAAGCGTTGCATTTCTCATTGTTCTATTCAGTCTGCAAAGGTTTGGAACAAGTAAAGTTGGGCTTGCTGTTGGACCTGCCTTGTTCATATGGTTTTGCTGCCTTTCTGGGATAGGAATATATAACATTATGCAATATGGTACAGAAGTATTACGTGCATTCAATCCTATATACATCTACTACTATTTTGAAAGAAACCCAACTCAAGCTTGGATGTCTCTTGGGGGCTGCCTTTTAtgtgcaacag GATCCGAGGCAATGTTTGCTGATCTATGCTACTTCTCTGTTAGATCTGTCCAG CTTACCTTTGTGTGTCTTGTTCTTCCATGCCTTCTACTGGGTTACCTAGGGCAAGCTGCATTTCTTATGGAAAACTTGACTCAAAATGAGCAGGTCTTCTTTTTATCTATCCCGA GTCAGGTGTTTTGGCCAGTGGTGTTCATAGCTACTCTGGCAGCACTAATTGCTAGTCGTACAATGACAACTGCTATTTTCTCAATCATTAAGCAGGCCACAGCTCTTGGCTGTTTTCCCCGCCTCAAGATTATTCACACTTCAAGAAAGTTCATGGGTCAAATATACATCCCAGTGATGAACTGGTTTTTGCTAGTTTCCTGTCTCGCGTTTGTTACGACATTTGGGAGCATTAATGAGATTGGCAATGCATATG GTATAGCTGAACTTGGGGTCATGATGATGACTACTATATTGGTGACCATCATAATGCTTCTGATTTGGCAGGTCAACATCATTGTCGTTCTATGCTTTCTCACCCTCTTCCTGGGCCTGGAgctatttttcttttcttctgtATTGGGCAGTGTAGCAGATGGCAGTTGGGTTCTTTTGGTATTTGCGGCTGTACTGTATCTGGTAATGTACATATGGAACTATGGGACCAAGTTGAAGTACGAAACTGAGGTTAAGCAAAAACTTTCGATGGATCTAATGATGGATCTAGGCTGCAATCTCGGTACAGTCAGAGCGCCTGGAATTGGATTGCTTTATAATGAACTGGTGAGGGGGGTTCCTGCAATCTTTGGTCACTTCCTGACCACAATGCCAGCCATTCATTCGATGATCATTTTTGTCTGCATCAAGTGGGTTCCTGTTCCTGTCGTTCCTCAGAATGAAAGGTTTCTCTTTCGCCGGGTCTGCCCAAAGAACTACCATATGTTTCGCTGCATTGCTAG GTATGGGTACAAAGATGTACGCAAGGAGAACCCCCAAACATTTGAACAGCTTCTGATAGAAAGTCTAGAGAAATTTATACGGCGAGAAGCTCAAGAGCGCTCCCTGGAGAGTGACGAGAATGGTAACACGGACTCTGAAGAGGAGGTTGCGTCAAGCTCATCAAGAGTTCTTGTTGGTCCAAATGGTAGCATCTACTCTCTTGGTGTTCCACTCCTTGCGGAGTGTGGTGGTGTTTCAAATCCAAACTTTGGATCAAGCACATCATTTGATGGATCTCTGGACGGGACAATGGATGGAAGGCGAAGCCTGGACAATGAGCTGTCTTTCATTCACATGGCCAAGGAGTGTGGCGTGGTTTACCTTCTTGGACATGGCGACATCCGAGCTCGGAAGGAGTCATTCTTTGTCAAGAAGCTAGTGATCAACTATTTCTACGCGTTCCTGAGGAAGAACTGCCGGAGAGGCATAGCAACGTTGAGCATACCGCACACAAGGCTGATGCAGGTCGCAATGCAATACATGGTGTAG